Genomic window (Staphylococcus debuckii):
TTTCAATCTGAAGATATAGAAAATAGCATGCAAGTATTTTATAAAGGTTTAACAACGCCTAGTAAAGGGCATGATATAGAACCAACGTCACTACTGAAAGTACTTAGAGAAAATCATCTTATAGATTAACAACGGAGTTTAGCTTATGACAAAACAAAATATTTTATTTATTACGCAATACTATGAGCCAGAACCATTTATCATTTCTGAAGTAGCAGAAAGTTTGGTGGCTCAAGGCAACAATGTAACAGTTCTAACAGGATTACCGAATTATCCAGAAGGCAAAGTTTATCCAGGGTATCATGCAGGCCATTTTTCCGAACAGGGAATACAACTTATCAGATTGAAAATCAGACCAAGAAAGCAAGGTAAAGTTAATTTATTCTTGAACTACTTATCCTACGCTTTCCAAGCTTCTAGAAAAGTTTTAACTTTTGGCAATGAATTTGATGTAGTATATGTATATCAATTGTCTCCAATATTACTCGCTATTCCAGGAATTATTTATAAATCAATACATAAAAAGAAATTAGTGTTGTATTGTTTGGATTTATGGCCGCAAAGCTTAATTTCAGGAGGAATCAAGCCGGGTTCTTTTGTCTATAATTGTTTCTTAGGTATTAGCCGTTATATTTATAGAAGGGCAGATATCGTTCAAATCAGCAGTAAGTCTTTCGAAAAATATTTTAAGAAAGAAATTAAAAAGGTGAAAGTACTGAGATATCAACCGCAATTTGCGGACGATTATTTCCTGCAATCTTTGCCAGATGAAAAGGTAGAGGAAGATAAAACGCATACTCATATTTTGTTTGCTGGAAATATCGGACATTTGCAGTCACTAGAAACGTGGATAGAAGCGGTCGCATTACTAAAAGATTCTAACTTAATTCTTGATGTGGTAGGCGACGGCTCTCATTTTGAAGCGATTAAAGAAAAAGTACAAAAATATCATTTAAATGATAAAGTAATCTTACATGGAAGAAAACCGAAAAGTGAAATGCCGATATATTATCAACAAGCAGATGCACTGGCTGTGTCATTGATAAATGATGAAGTAATTTCTTATACATTGCCGGGTAAAGTTCAAACTTATATGGCAAGTAAAAAACCAATTATAGCATCTATAAATGGTGAAGCTGCAGATATCATCAGAACAGCTGAATGTGGTTTGGTTAGTCCGGCAGAAAACGCGGAATTATTAGCGGAAAATATGAGAAAATTTATAGAAATCAGTCAAGCGGATAAAGACAGAATGGCAGATAATGGAGTCGACTATTATTTGAAACATTTCACTAAAGCAGATTTTGTACGTAGATTAATAGAAGATTTGCAATAGAAAAACGGGGTTGGAACAAACATGTTCCAATCCCGTTGTTATGCTTTCTGAGCATTATTTTTCATCTCTTGAATTTTATCGTAATCCGGTGTTGCGTACAATGTTTTTTGATTATCATAAGTTACAAAACCAGGTTTTGCACCTGAAGGTTTATGCACATTACGGATTTCAGTATAATCTACCGGAACTTGTGCAGAATTACCTGCTTTCGAGAAGTAGGCGGATAACATAGCCGCTTCTTCCACTGTCGTTTCACTCGGTTCATCTGCAAAAATCACCACATGTGAACCCGGAATGTCTTTTGTATGGAACCACAAATAACCCTTTCGCGCTTTCTTATTCGTCAGATAATCATTCTGTTTATTATTCTTACCAACATAAATTAAATCGCCATCTGAAGATAAATAGGTCTGCAATTGAATTTGCGGCTGTTTCTTTTTCTTGCGGTTCTGACGTTGTTTCATGAACCCTTGTTCGGCCAACTCTTCGCGGATTTCGTCAATATCTTCAACAGTGATATGCGTCAACTGCTGTTCGATAGACTCAAAATAGTCAATATTTTCTTCAGTCAATTGAATTTGTCGTTCCAATTCATGTTCGCGCGTTTTTAAACGATTATACTGTTTGTAATAGTACTGCGCATTTACAGAAGGAGATTTCGTTGGATCTAAAGGAATCGTCACTTCTTCGCCTGTATAATAATTTTGCGTAGTCAGTGACTCGTCACCTTGTTGAATACGGTAAATATTCGCTGTAATGAGCTCGCCGTACAATTGTTCTGTTTCTTTAGATTGCGTACCTTCATATTCAGCATGCAATTTCGTCAGCTTATTACGGCTTTTCTGTAATTGTTGCTGCACAAATTTAACTAAATCATTCGCACGCTGTTTCACACGTTCGCGTTCGCCACGAGCATCATAGAAACGATCTAGCAGCTCATCTAGGGAGTCGTACACAACACTGTCATCGTCAAATTGTTTTAAGCGCATGAAATAGAAGTCTTCTTTTCCGGTTTCGTGATTTTTATGAAAAATCGGTACAGGCTCTAATTTGGTTTCTGCCATGACTTCGTCGTAAGCAGCCGGCAAGGTTTCAGAAGTCATAAACTGACGGCGCTCGGTAATCTCTTTAGTAATCAGTGGGCTGAACCCTTCAAAGTTTTGTAATAATTGCCGCGCCACATTTCCTTGGTTGAAATCAATGTATTTGAGCACTTCTTGCCCTGTGACTTCATAAGGATTCATTTTATTTTGAGTAGGCGGCGCCTCGTATTTGAAACCAGGCATCACCGTACGATACTGATTCGTATTCGGAGTCAGATGCTTGAATCCTTCTATAATCTTGCGTTCATTATCAACTAAGATTAAATTACTATGTTTACCCATGATTTCTAAGATAACAGTACGATAAATTTTATCGCCGAGTTCATCCGTACTTTGAATATCAATTTCAATATGTCTGTCATTGCCGATTTGGCGGACGTCTTGAATAATCCCTCCATCTAAATGTTTGCGGAAGACGCGCGTAAACATCGGCGGTTCAAAGGGATTATTATATTTCTTATGAGTAATGTGCATACGTGAAAAATTGGAATGGATGGAAAGTAATAATTGATGGTTCTTTCGGTTCTGACGTACAACCATAATAATGGTATCATTATCAGGCTGATTGATTTTATGAATGCGTCCACCTTTTAGGAACTGAAGTTCTTCAACCATCTTTCTAGTAAAAAGGCCATCATAAGCCATTGTCATCAGCCACCTTTAATAGTTTCGTTGTACTTAATACGTTCTTATTATTGTATCATGCGAAGTAAGAGTTGACACGTACAGGGCTTGTACAGAATTTTGCATGTGGCATCTATACAACTTTATAATAGATATGGTATCATTATATAATACAACAATAGCTTAGAGAGGTCGTAAGGCATGGATAATGAAAAAGGTTTACTGATTGTCTTATCAGGTCCATCTGGAGTCGGCAAAGGCACGGTCCGTAAAGAAATATTTGATGATCCTGCAACATCATACAAGTATTCTATTTCAATGACAACACGTGACATGCGCGAAGGCGAACAAGATGGCGTTGATTATTTTTTCAAGACAAAACGAGAATTTGAACAACTCATTGCTCAAGATCAATTCATAGAGTATGCGGAATATGTAGGAAACTATTATGGCACACCTGTTCAATATGTGAAGGACACGATGGATCAAGGACATGATGTCTTCCTGGAAATTGAAGTAG
Coding sequences:
- a CDS encoding glycosyltransferase family 4 protein — protein: MTKQNILFITQYYEPEPFIISEVAESLVAQGNNVTVLTGLPNYPEGKVYPGYHAGHFSEQGIQLIRLKIRPRKQGKVNLFLNYLSYAFQASRKVLTFGNEFDVVYVYQLSPILLAIPGIIYKSIHKKKLVLYCLDLWPQSLISGGIKPGSFVYNCFLGISRYIYRRADIVQISSKSFEKYFKKEIKKVKVLRYQPQFADDYFLQSLPDEKVEEDKTHTHILFAGNIGHLQSLETWIEAVALLKDSNLILDVVGDGSHFEAIKEKVQKYHLNDKVILHGRKPKSEMPIYYQQADALAVSLINDEVISYTLPGKVQTYMASKKPIIASINGEAADIIRTAECGLVSPAENAELLAENMRKFIEISQADKDRMADNGVDYYLKHFTKADFVRRLIEDLQ
- a CDS encoding Rqc2 family fibronectin-binding protein; its protein translation is MAYDGLFTRKMVEELQFLKGGRIHKINQPDNDTIIMVVRQNRKNHQLLLSIHSNFSRMHITHKKYNNPFEPPMFTRVFRKHLDGGIIQDVRQIGNDRHIEIDIQSTDELGDKIYRTVILEIMGKHSNLILVDNERKIIEGFKHLTPNTNQYRTVMPGFKYEAPPTQNKMNPYEVTGQEVLKYIDFNQGNVARQLLQNFEGFSPLITKEITERRQFMTSETLPAAYDEVMAETKLEPVPIFHKNHETGKEDFYFMRLKQFDDDSVVYDSLDELLDRFYDARGERERVKQRANDLVKFVQQQLQKSRNKLTKLHAEYEGTQSKETEQLYGELITANIYRIQQGDESLTTQNYYTGEEVTIPLDPTKSPSVNAQYYYKQYNRLKTREHELERQIQLTEENIDYFESIEQQLTHITVEDIDEIREELAEQGFMKQRQNRKKKKQPQIQLQTYLSSDGDLIYVGKNNKQNDYLTNKKARKGYLWFHTKDIPGSHVVIFADEPSETTVEEAAMLSAYFSKAGNSAQVPVDYTEIRNVHKPSGAKPGFVTYDNQKTLYATPDYDKIQEMKNNAQKA
- the gmk gene encoding guanylate kinase; this encodes MDNEKGLLIVLSGPSGVGKGTVRKEIFDDPATSYKYSISMTTRDMREGEQDGVDYFFKTKREFEQLIAQDQFIEYAEYVGNYYGTPVQYVKDTMDQGHDVFLEIEVEGAKQVRKKFPDALFIFLAPPSLDHLRERLIGRGTESDEKIQSRVKEARKEVEMMNLYDYVVVNDEVELAKERVQSIVAAEHLKRERIEAKYRKMILEAKK